In the genome of Pangasianodon hypophthalmus isolate fPanHyp1 chromosome 23, fPanHyp1.pri, whole genome shotgun sequence, one region contains:
- the znf516 gene encoding zinc finger protein 516 isoform X1 produces the protein MEVEQQEVTDNSLSKTSHNDPDEEKNQVHNCDLCGRSFLFLSSLSQHMRKHTGEKPYKCPHCQHRSAQKGSLKAHIRTHKIDGMSQSTGGNEEGVQDEGDKEGGVPEEQGGCSSPTESTSACNKVVSGEETTKTRKKGVKKERANSEGGKQCSLCRKRLRSQAELEQHMQDFHDTSQEEHLQAETKNTHPTEENSTVEEGPNMEEAEKENELGKGDFPCDQCDQVFTQAWFLKAHMKKHQNTRDHGCRICGRRFREPWFLRSHMKTHSTKSKPKSDSELPVTVNEVTQVEASLVNDVCLYELCAKCGNFFHDRKSLRLHEQVHKNTDNSTNGSDGLSSPLTKRRFLECLNLRMAGEMEKLSDGRLGKRIPELDPVSSYQAWQLATRGRVMEVSEKGLGWEERLADADVVYDKKKGEYVLLRQEKRKKQLDATLSIPNKKKRGTVIQGSSNTSTTTDHQRYGGQTSMGSGSVESLSDSEYRPSSRHSRKNSQNKTSECSECGKGFRTQQQMVIHMLIRHGSMSESINGVSLQNLFPKTQPSLSKPVDSAEDQSQKIHPEGTDKKPYTCDHCDFSTADSAAMVSHVHIQHAVVSNEALTSMITQSHTPSTSHSGFPRLRNALLQQPYWPYTTSTHLERAALSSTAPFSTTSDENGDEKSKGHGEASSDKMDVSLLNLSVEAESDKTGALDSVQNGLVRHQCPYCSHATLYPEVLWIHQRIAHKIDSTTLIPKWAPKNGIKGPKSILDFKRRTGPPPFLEGKDCPSLPQTRILRTSPPEISPEGTKDKPQSSSAESTYSQSKGQHAGRLSHSSKQNPRSRIDEVKSTKNKSDTHQYITSSTSRARPSPQKTGSPKTGSRLMESSLLPQEGLRYMLTSKHNASEQRSPKPQTSSRSEPPAQDTESSPGYDLWSRLSLGGSSSHSQTKKHQTGDSPGALTDIYSYLKNCSPHDLAALYHHWGFSNMMMEQAGMARSGQKEGEYVCPVCGKSFSQPSHYRTHMRSHTGERPFQCQYCPYSASQKGNLKTHVQTVHRLTFDNAQYPDRRLHHAPSVDHTHPSSPGSSHRATTS, from the exons ATGGAGGTTGAGCAGCAAGAGGTCACAGACAACTCCCTCTCCAAAACATCTCATAATGATCCAGATGAGGAAAAGAATCAAGTTCACAACTGTGACCTCTGTGGCaggtcttttcttttcttaagcTCTCTGTCCCAGCACATGAGGAagcacacaggagagaagccgtacaAGTGCCCCCATTGCCAGCACCGCTCAGCCCAGAAAGGCAGCCTGAAAGCCCATATTCGCACCCACAAGATAGATGGTATGAGTCAGAGCACTGGGGGTAATGAGGAAGGGGTGCAAGATGAAGGAGACAAGGAAGGAGGAGTACCCGAGGAGCAAGGTGGTTGTTCCAGCCCAACAGAAAGTACCTCTGCTTgcaataaagtggtcagtggcGAGGAGACCActaaaacaagaaagaaaggggTTAAGAAAGAGAGGGCAAACAGTGAGGGAGGCAAGCAGTGCTCACTGTGTAGGAAGAGGCTCCGGAGTCAAGCTGAGCTGGAGCAGCATATGCAAGACTTTCATGATACCTCACAGGAAGAGCACTTGCAGGCagaaactaaaaacacacatcccacagaagaaaactCCACTGTGGAGGAAGGACCCAACATGGAggaagcagagaaagagaatgagctTGGTAAAGGGGACTTTCCATGTGATCAGTGTGACCAAGTATTCACTCAAGCCTGGTTCCTCAAAGCCCACATGAAGAAGCATCAAAACACTCGGGATCATGGCTGTCGTATCTGCGGCCGGCGATTCCGTGAGCCCTGGTTCTTGCGCAGCCACATGAAGACGCACAGCACCAAATCCAAGCCAAAGAGTGATTCTGAACTTCCTGTGACTGTTAATGAGGTGACACAGGTTGAAGCTTCCCTGGTAAACGATGTATGCTTATATGAACTATGCGCCAAGTGTGGTAACTTCTTCCATGACCGCAAGAGCCTGCGGCTCCATGAGCAAGTTCACAAGAACACCGATAATTCTACTAACGGTAGTGATGGTCTTTCATCTCCTCTCACCAAGAGACGCTTCCTAGAGTGCCTGAACTTGAGAATGGCGGGTGAGATGGAGAAGCTCTCAGACGGAAGGCTTGGCAAGAGAATCCCTGAGTTGGACCCCGTTAGCAGCTATCAGGCCTGGCAGCTGGCCACCAGAGGCAGGGTAATGGAGGTTTCTGAAAAAGGCCTGGGCTGGGAGGAGAGGTTAGCAGATGCAGATGTTGTCTATGACAAGAAAAAGGGTGAATATGTACTACTGAGGCAAGAGAAACGAAAGAAACAATTGGATGCCACTCTAAGTATTCCTAATAAGAAGAAGCGTGGGACAGTGATCCAAGGATCAAGCAACACCAGCACCACCACTGATCACCAGAGATATGGGGGCCAGACATCGATGGGGAGTGGAAGCGTGGAGAGTTTGAGCGACTCTGAATATCGTCCCTCTTCCCGCCATAGCCGTAAAAATTCCCAGAATAAGACCTCTGAGTGCTCGGAGTGTGGAAAAGGATTCCGAACTCAGCAACAGATGGTGATTCACATGCTCATAAGACATGGCAGCATGAGTGAAAGCATAAATGGGGTTTCTCTCCAAAATCTCTTTCCTAAAACACAGCCCAGTCTTTCTAAACCTGTGGACTCTGCAGAGGACCAAAGTCAGAAAATACACCCTGAAGGTACAG ATAAAAAGCCATACACCTGCGACCACTGTGACTTCAGCACCGCTGACTCAGCTGCTATGGTGTCCCACGTACACATTCAGCATGCAGTTGTCAGCAATGAGGCCTTAACCAGCATGATCACCCAAAGCCACACTCCTTCCACCAGCCACAGTGGCTTCCCCAGACTGAGGAATGCACTACTACAGCAGCCCTATTGGCCCTACACCACCTCCACCCACCTGGAGAGGGCAGCACTAAGCAGCACAGCGCCTTTCTCCACGACCAGTGATGAGAATGGAGATGAGAAGAGCAAAGGGCATGGAGAGGCCAGTTCTGACAAAATGGATGTCAGTCTATTGAATCTCTCTGTGGAGGCTGAAAGTGACAAAACAGGAGCTCTAGACTCAGTACAAAATGGTCTAGTGAGGCATCAGTGCCCATACTGTTCCCATGCCACACTGTACCCTGAGGTTCTCTGGATCCATCAAAGAATTGCACATAAAATCGACAGCACCACTCTGATCCCTAAGTGGGCTCCTAAAAATGGCATTAAGGGACCCAAGTCGATCCTTGATTTCAAGAGGCGCACTGGACCACCTCCGTTTCTGGAAGGCAAGGACTGCCCTTCACTGCCTCAGACAAGAATCCTCCGCACAAGTCCCCCTGAAATAAGCCCCGAAGGGACCAAGGACAAGCCTCAAAGCAGCAGCGCTGAATCCACTTACTCACAAAGCAAGGGTCAGCACGCTGGACGACTGTCACACTCCTCTAAGCAAAATCCCAGGTCCCGAATAGATGAAGTCAAGAGCACTAAGAACAAATCGGATACCCACCAATATATCACTTCATCGACAAGTAGAGCAAGACCAAGTCCCCAAAAGACTGGAAGCCCAAAGACAGGAAGCAGACTAATGGAAAGTAGCTTGCTGCCCCAAGAGGGACTCCGCTACATGCTCACCAGCAAGCACAATGCCTCAGAGCAGAGAAGTCCCAAACCTCAGACCTCCAGCCGATCTGAACCTCCAGCCCAGGACACAGAGAGTTCTCCTGGATATGACCTCTGGAGTAGGCTCAGTCTAGGTGGATCATCCTCACACTCCCAAACTAAAAAGCATCAGACAGGAGACAGTCCAGGAGCTCTTACTGACATCTACAGTTACTTGAAGAATTGCAGCCCTCATGATTTGGCAGCGCTTTATCATCACTGGGGCTTTAGTAACATGATGATGGAGCAAGCAG ggatggCGAGGTCAGGGCAGAAAGAGGGCGAGTACGTCTGTCCAGTGTGCGGGAAGAGCTTTAGCCAACCCAGCCATTACCGCACACACATGAGATCCCATACAG GTGAGAGACCGTTCCAGTGTCAGTACTGTCCCTACAGTGCCTCGCAGAAAGGCAACCTGAAAACCCATGTC
- the znf516 gene encoding zinc finger protein 516 isoform X2: MEVEQQEVTDNSLSKTSHNDPDEEKNQVHNCDLCGRSFLFLSSLSQHMRKHTGEKPYKCPHCQHRSAQKGSLKAHIRTHKIDGMSQSTGGNEEGVQDEGDKEGGVPEEQGGCSSPTESTSACNKVVSGEETTKTRKKGVKKERANSEGGKQCSLCRKRLRSQAELEQHMQDFHDTSQEEHLQAETKNTHPTEENSTVEEGPNMEEAEKENELGKGDFPCDQCDQVFTQAWFLKAHMKKHQNTRDHGCRICGRRFREPWFLRSHMKTHSTKSKPKSDSELPVTVNEVTQVEASLVNDVCLYELCAKCGNFFHDRKSLRLHEQVHKNTDNSTNGSDGLSSPLTKRRFLECLNLRMAGEMEKLSDGRLGKRIPELDPVSSYQAWQLATRGRVMEVSEKGLGWEERLADADVVYDKKKGEYVLLRQEKRKKQLDATLSIPNKKKRGTVIQGSSNTSTTTDHQRYGGQTSMGSGSVESLSDSEYRPSSRHSRKNSQNKTSECSECGKGFRTQQQMVIHMLIRHGSMSESINGVSLQNLFPKTQPSLSKPVDSAEDQSQKIHPEGTDKKPYTCDHCDFSTADSAAMVSHVHIQHAVVSNEALTSMITQSHTPSTSHSGFPRLRNALLQQPYWPYTTSTHLERAALSSTAPFSTTSDENGDEKSKGHGEASSDKMDVSLLNLSVEAESDKTGALDSVQNGLVRHQCPYCSHATLYPEVLWIHQRIAHKIDSTTLIPKWAPKNGIKGPKSILDFKRRTGPPPFLEGKDCPSLPQTRILRTSPPEISPEGTKDKPQSSSAESTYSQSKGQHAGRLSHSSKQNPRSRIDEVKSTKNKSDTHQYITSSTSRARPSPQKTGSPKTGSRLMESSLLPQEGLRYMLTSKHNASEQRSPKPQTSSRSEPPAQDTESSPGYDLWSRLSLGGSSSHSQTKKHQTGDSPGALTDIYSYLKNCSPHDLAALYHHWGFSNMMMEQAGMARSGQKEGEYVCPVCGKSFSQPSHYRTHMRSHTAGHLLPADLLECNGLLGVQPLQKPPNK; the protein is encoded by the exons ATGGAGGTTGAGCAGCAAGAGGTCACAGACAACTCCCTCTCCAAAACATCTCATAATGATCCAGATGAGGAAAAGAATCAAGTTCACAACTGTGACCTCTGTGGCaggtcttttcttttcttaagcTCTCTGTCCCAGCACATGAGGAagcacacaggagagaagccgtacaAGTGCCCCCATTGCCAGCACCGCTCAGCCCAGAAAGGCAGCCTGAAAGCCCATATTCGCACCCACAAGATAGATGGTATGAGTCAGAGCACTGGGGGTAATGAGGAAGGGGTGCAAGATGAAGGAGACAAGGAAGGAGGAGTACCCGAGGAGCAAGGTGGTTGTTCCAGCCCAACAGAAAGTACCTCTGCTTgcaataaagtggtcagtggcGAGGAGACCActaaaacaagaaagaaaggggTTAAGAAAGAGAGGGCAAACAGTGAGGGAGGCAAGCAGTGCTCACTGTGTAGGAAGAGGCTCCGGAGTCAAGCTGAGCTGGAGCAGCATATGCAAGACTTTCATGATACCTCACAGGAAGAGCACTTGCAGGCagaaactaaaaacacacatcccacagaagaaaactCCACTGTGGAGGAAGGACCCAACATGGAggaagcagagaaagagaatgagctTGGTAAAGGGGACTTTCCATGTGATCAGTGTGACCAAGTATTCACTCAAGCCTGGTTCCTCAAAGCCCACATGAAGAAGCATCAAAACACTCGGGATCATGGCTGTCGTATCTGCGGCCGGCGATTCCGTGAGCCCTGGTTCTTGCGCAGCCACATGAAGACGCACAGCACCAAATCCAAGCCAAAGAGTGATTCTGAACTTCCTGTGACTGTTAATGAGGTGACACAGGTTGAAGCTTCCCTGGTAAACGATGTATGCTTATATGAACTATGCGCCAAGTGTGGTAACTTCTTCCATGACCGCAAGAGCCTGCGGCTCCATGAGCAAGTTCACAAGAACACCGATAATTCTACTAACGGTAGTGATGGTCTTTCATCTCCTCTCACCAAGAGACGCTTCCTAGAGTGCCTGAACTTGAGAATGGCGGGTGAGATGGAGAAGCTCTCAGACGGAAGGCTTGGCAAGAGAATCCCTGAGTTGGACCCCGTTAGCAGCTATCAGGCCTGGCAGCTGGCCACCAGAGGCAGGGTAATGGAGGTTTCTGAAAAAGGCCTGGGCTGGGAGGAGAGGTTAGCAGATGCAGATGTTGTCTATGACAAGAAAAAGGGTGAATATGTACTACTGAGGCAAGAGAAACGAAAGAAACAATTGGATGCCACTCTAAGTATTCCTAATAAGAAGAAGCGTGGGACAGTGATCCAAGGATCAAGCAACACCAGCACCACCACTGATCACCAGAGATATGGGGGCCAGACATCGATGGGGAGTGGAAGCGTGGAGAGTTTGAGCGACTCTGAATATCGTCCCTCTTCCCGCCATAGCCGTAAAAATTCCCAGAATAAGACCTCTGAGTGCTCGGAGTGTGGAAAAGGATTCCGAACTCAGCAACAGATGGTGATTCACATGCTCATAAGACATGGCAGCATGAGTGAAAGCATAAATGGGGTTTCTCTCCAAAATCTCTTTCCTAAAACACAGCCCAGTCTTTCTAAACCTGTGGACTCTGCAGAGGACCAAAGTCAGAAAATACACCCTGAAGGTACAG ATAAAAAGCCATACACCTGCGACCACTGTGACTTCAGCACCGCTGACTCAGCTGCTATGGTGTCCCACGTACACATTCAGCATGCAGTTGTCAGCAATGAGGCCTTAACCAGCATGATCACCCAAAGCCACACTCCTTCCACCAGCCACAGTGGCTTCCCCAGACTGAGGAATGCACTACTACAGCAGCCCTATTGGCCCTACACCACCTCCACCCACCTGGAGAGGGCAGCACTAAGCAGCACAGCGCCTTTCTCCACGACCAGTGATGAGAATGGAGATGAGAAGAGCAAAGGGCATGGAGAGGCCAGTTCTGACAAAATGGATGTCAGTCTATTGAATCTCTCTGTGGAGGCTGAAAGTGACAAAACAGGAGCTCTAGACTCAGTACAAAATGGTCTAGTGAGGCATCAGTGCCCATACTGTTCCCATGCCACACTGTACCCTGAGGTTCTCTGGATCCATCAAAGAATTGCACATAAAATCGACAGCACCACTCTGATCCCTAAGTGGGCTCCTAAAAATGGCATTAAGGGACCCAAGTCGATCCTTGATTTCAAGAGGCGCACTGGACCACCTCCGTTTCTGGAAGGCAAGGACTGCCCTTCACTGCCTCAGACAAGAATCCTCCGCACAAGTCCCCCTGAAATAAGCCCCGAAGGGACCAAGGACAAGCCTCAAAGCAGCAGCGCTGAATCCACTTACTCACAAAGCAAGGGTCAGCACGCTGGACGACTGTCACACTCCTCTAAGCAAAATCCCAGGTCCCGAATAGATGAAGTCAAGAGCACTAAGAACAAATCGGATACCCACCAATATATCACTTCATCGACAAGTAGAGCAAGACCAAGTCCCCAAAAGACTGGAAGCCCAAAGACAGGAAGCAGACTAATGGAAAGTAGCTTGCTGCCCCAAGAGGGACTCCGCTACATGCTCACCAGCAAGCACAATGCCTCAGAGCAGAGAAGTCCCAAACCTCAGACCTCCAGCCGATCTGAACCTCCAGCCCAGGACACAGAGAGTTCTCCTGGATATGACCTCTGGAGTAGGCTCAGTCTAGGTGGATCATCCTCACACTCCCAAACTAAAAAGCATCAGACAGGAGACAGTCCAGGAGCTCTTACTGACATCTACAGTTACTTGAAGAATTGCAGCCCTCATGATTTGGCAGCGCTTTATCATCACTGGGGCTTTAGTAACATGATGATGGAGCAAGCAG ggatggCGAGGTCAGGGCAGAAAGAGGGCGAGTACGTCTGTCCAGTGTGCGGGAAGAGCTTTAGCCAACCCAGCCATTACCGCACACACATGAGATCCCATACAG CTGGCCATCTTCTTCCTGCAGACCTTTTAGAGTGCAATGGACTCCTGGGAGTCCAACCTCTGCAGAAGCCCCCCAACAA GTGA
- the znf516 gene encoding zinc finger protein 516 isoform X3, which produces MEVEQQEVTDNSLSKTSHNDPDEEKNQVHNCDLCGRSFLFLSSLSQHMRKHTGEKPYKCPHCQHRSAQKGSLKAHIRTHKIDGMSQSTGGNEEGVQDEGDKEGGVPEEQGGCSSPTESTSACNKVVSGEETTKTRKKGVKKERANSEGGKQCSLCRKRLRSQAELEQHMQDFHDTSQEEHLQAETKNTHPTEENSTVEEGPNMEEAEKENELGKGDFPCDQCDQVFTQAWFLKAHMKKHQNTRDHGCRICGRRFREPWFLRSHMKTHSTKSKPKSDSELPVTVNEVTQVEASLVNDVCLYELCAKCGNFFHDRKSLRLHEQVHKNTDNSTNGSDGLSSPLTKRRFLECLNLRMAGEMEKLSDGRLGKRIPELDPVSSYQAWQLATRGRVMEVSEKGLGWEERLADADVVYDKKKGEYVLLRQEKRKKQLDATLSIPNKKKRGTVIQGSSNTSTTTDHQRYGGQTSMGSGSVESLSDSEYRPSSRHSRKNSQNKTSECSECGKGFRTQQQMVIHMLIRHGSMSESINGVSLQNLFPKTQPSLSKPVDSAEDQSQKIHPEGTDKKPYTCDHCDFSTADSAAMVSHVHIQHAVVSNEALTSMITQSHTPSTSHSGFPRLRNALLQQPYWPYTTSTHLERAALSSTAPFSTTSDENGDEKSKGHGEASSDKMDVSLLNLSVEAESDKTGALDSVQNGLVRHQCPYCSHATLYPEVLWIHQRIAHKIDSTTLIPKWAPKNGIKGPKSILDFKRRTGPPPFLEGKDCPSLPQTRILRTSPPEISPEGTKDKPQSSSAESTYSQSKGQHAGRLSHSSKQNPRSRIDEVKSTKNKSDTHQYITSSTSRARPSPQKTGSPKTGSRLMESSLLPQEGLRYMLTSKHNASEQRSPKPQTSSRSEPPAQDTESSPGYDLWSRLSLGGSSSHSQTKKHQTGDSPGALTDIYSYLKNCSPHDLAALYHHWGFSNMMMEQAGMARSGQKEGEYVCPVCGKSFSQPSHYRTHMRSHTDLLECNGLLGVQPLQKPPNK; this is translated from the exons ATGGAGGTTGAGCAGCAAGAGGTCACAGACAACTCCCTCTCCAAAACATCTCATAATGATCCAGATGAGGAAAAGAATCAAGTTCACAACTGTGACCTCTGTGGCaggtcttttcttttcttaagcTCTCTGTCCCAGCACATGAGGAagcacacaggagagaagccgtacaAGTGCCCCCATTGCCAGCACCGCTCAGCCCAGAAAGGCAGCCTGAAAGCCCATATTCGCACCCACAAGATAGATGGTATGAGTCAGAGCACTGGGGGTAATGAGGAAGGGGTGCAAGATGAAGGAGACAAGGAAGGAGGAGTACCCGAGGAGCAAGGTGGTTGTTCCAGCCCAACAGAAAGTACCTCTGCTTgcaataaagtggtcagtggcGAGGAGACCActaaaacaagaaagaaaggggTTAAGAAAGAGAGGGCAAACAGTGAGGGAGGCAAGCAGTGCTCACTGTGTAGGAAGAGGCTCCGGAGTCAAGCTGAGCTGGAGCAGCATATGCAAGACTTTCATGATACCTCACAGGAAGAGCACTTGCAGGCagaaactaaaaacacacatcccacagaagaaaactCCACTGTGGAGGAAGGACCCAACATGGAggaagcagagaaagagaatgagctTGGTAAAGGGGACTTTCCATGTGATCAGTGTGACCAAGTATTCACTCAAGCCTGGTTCCTCAAAGCCCACATGAAGAAGCATCAAAACACTCGGGATCATGGCTGTCGTATCTGCGGCCGGCGATTCCGTGAGCCCTGGTTCTTGCGCAGCCACATGAAGACGCACAGCACCAAATCCAAGCCAAAGAGTGATTCTGAACTTCCTGTGACTGTTAATGAGGTGACACAGGTTGAAGCTTCCCTGGTAAACGATGTATGCTTATATGAACTATGCGCCAAGTGTGGTAACTTCTTCCATGACCGCAAGAGCCTGCGGCTCCATGAGCAAGTTCACAAGAACACCGATAATTCTACTAACGGTAGTGATGGTCTTTCATCTCCTCTCACCAAGAGACGCTTCCTAGAGTGCCTGAACTTGAGAATGGCGGGTGAGATGGAGAAGCTCTCAGACGGAAGGCTTGGCAAGAGAATCCCTGAGTTGGACCCCGTTAGCAGCTATCAGGCCTGGCAGCTGGCCACCAGAGGCAGGGTAATGGAGGTTTCTGAAAAAGGCCTGGGCTGGGAGGAGAGGTTAGCAGATGCAGATGTTGTCTATGACAAGAAAAAGGGTGAATATGTACTACTGAGGCAAGAGAAACGAAAGAAACAATTGGATGCCACTCTAAGTATTCCTAATAAGAAGAAGCGTGGGACAGTGATCCAAGGATCAAGCAACACCAGCACCACCACTGATCACCAGAGATATGGGGGCCAGACATCGATGGGGAGTGGAAGCGTGGAGAGTTTGAGCGACTCTGAATATCGTCCCTCTTCCCGCCATAGCCGTAAAAATTCCCAGAATAAGACCTCTGAGTGCTCGGAGTGTGGAAAAGGATTCCGAACTCAGCAACAGATGGTGATTCACATGCTCATAAGACATGGCAGCATGAGTGAAAGCATAAATGGGGTTTCTCTCCAAAATCTCTTTCCTAAAACACAGCCCAGTCTTTCTAAACCTGTGGACTCTGCAGAGGACCAAAGTCAGAAAATACACCCTGAAGGTACAG ATAAAAAGCCATACACCTGCGACCACTGTGACTTCAGCACCGCTGACTCAGCTGCTATGGTGTCCCACGTACACATTCAGCATGCAGTTGTCAGCAATGAGGCCTTAACCAGCATGATCACCCAAAGCCACACTCCTTCCACCAGCCACAGTGGCTTCCCCAGACTGAGGAATGCACTACTACAGCAGCCCTATTGGCCCTACACCACCTCCACCCACCTGGAGAGGGCAGCACTAAGCAGCACAGCGCCTTTCTCCACGACCAGTGATGAGAATGGAGATGAGAAGAGCAAAGGGCATGGAGAGGCCAGTTCTGACAAAATGGATGTCAGTCTATTGAATCTCTCTGTGGAGGCTGAAAGTGACAAAACAGGAGCTCTAGACTCAGTACAAAATGGTCTAGTGAGGCATCAGTGCCCATACTGTTCCCATGCCACACTGTACCCTGAGGTTCTCTGGATCCATCAAAGAATTGCACATAAAATCGACAGCACCACTCTGATCCCTAAGTGGGCTCCTAAAAATGGCATTAAGGGACCCAAGTCGATCCTTGATTTCAAGAGGCGCACTGGACCACCTCCGTTTCTGGAAGGCAAGGACTGCCCTTCACTGCCTCAGACAAGAATCCTCCGCACAAGTCCCCCTGAAATAAGCCCCGAAGGGACCAAGGACAAGCCTCAAAGCAGCAGCGCTGAATCCACTTACTCACAAAGCAAGGGTCAGCACGCTGGACGACTGTCACACTCCTCTAAGCAAAATCCCAGGTCCCGAATAGATGAAGTCAAGAGCACTAAGAACAAATCGGATACCCACCAATATATCACTTCATCGACAAGTAGAGCAAGACCAAGTCCCCAAAAGACTGGAAGCCCAAAGACAGGAAGCAGACTAATGGAAAGTAGCTTGCTGCCCCAAGAGGGACTCCGCTACATGCTCACCAGCAAGCACAATGCCTCAGAGCAGAGAAGTCCCAAACCTCAGACCTCCAGCCGATCTGAACCTCCAGCCCAGGACACAGAGAGTTCTCCTGGATATGACCTCTGGAGTAGGCTCAGTCTAGGTGGATCATCCTCACACTCCCAAACTAAAAAGCATCAGACAGGAGACAGTCCAGGAGCTCTTACTGACATCTACAGTTACTTGAAGAATTGCAGCCCTCATGATTTGGCAGCGCTTTATCATCACTGGGGCTTTAGTAACATGATGATGGAGCAAGCAG ggatggCGAGGTCAGGGCAGAAAGAGGGCGAGTACGTCTGTCCAGTGTGCGGGAAGAGCTTTAGCCAACCCAGCCATTACCGCACACACATGAGATCCCATACAG ACCTTTTAGAGTGCAATGGACTCCTGGGAGTCCAACCTCTGCAGAAGCCCCCCAACAA GTGA